Proteins found in one Sphingobium sp. V4 genomic segment:
- the pip gene encoding prolyl aminopeptidase produces the protein MHSLYPPITPYATGHLDVGDGHSLYWERVGTPGAKPAVFLHGGPGGGIAPDHRRLFDPARYDVLLFDQRGCGRSTPHACLDANTTWHLVADIERLRAMTGVEQWLVFGGSWGSTLALAYAQTHVERVTELVLRGIFTIRRQEIDWYYQQGASRIYPDKWERFVAPIPEAERGDMVAAYRRVLTGEDRAARLAAARAWSLWEGETIRLLPDPALSATHDADDFALAFARIENHYFVHGGWLEEGQLIRDAGRLRDIPGVIVQGRYDMACPAETAWALHRAWPQARFEMIEGAGHAYNEPGILDALIRATDGFAG, from the coding sequence ATGCACAGCCTCTATCCGCCGATCACCCCCTATGCCACTGGTCATCTTGACGTAGGAGACGGCCACAGCCTCTATTGGGAACGGGTCGGCACGCCGGGCGCCAAGCCGGCGGTCTTCCTGCATGGCGGGCCGGGCGGGGGCATTGCGCCCGATCATCGCCGGCTGTTCGATCCCGCGCGCTATGACGTGCTGCTGTTCGACCAGCGCGGGTGCGGCCGATCGACACCGCACGCCTGTCTCGACGCCAACACGACCTGGCACCTGGTCGCCGACATCGAACGGCTGCGGGCGATGACGGGGGTGGAGCAATGGCTGGTGTTCGGCGGCAGCTGGGGATCGACCCTGGCGCTGGCCTACGCCCAGACGCATGTGGAGCGTGTGACCGAACTGGTGCTGCGCGGCATCTTCACCATCCGCAGGCAGGAGATCGACTGGTATTATCAGCAGGGCGCCAGCCGCATCTATCCCGACAAATGGGAGCGGTTCGTCGCGCCGATCCCCGAAGCGGAGCGGGGCGACATGGTCGCGGCCTATCGCCGCGTCCTGACCGGCGAGGATCGCGCGGCGCGCTTGGCCGCAGCCCGCGCCTGGAGCCTGTGGGAAGGCGAGACGATCCGCCTGCTGCCCGACCCGGCGCTGTCGGCGACCCATGATGCGGATGATTTCGCGCTCGCCTTCGCGCGGATCGAAAATCATTATTTCGTCCATGGCGGCTGGCTGGAGGAGGGGCAACTGATCCGCGATGCGGGCCGGCTGCGCGATATTCCCGGCGTCATCGTGCAGGGCCGCTACGACATGGCCTGTCCTGCGGAAACGGCCTGGGCGCTGCATCGCGCCTGGCCGCAGGCGCGCTTCGAGATGATCGAGGGCGCGGGGCACGCCTACAATGAGCCGGGCATATTGGATGCGCTGATCCGCGCGACGGATGGGTTTGCGGGGTAG
- a CDS encoding discoidin domain-containing protein: MRILLLAGAAMIGIGAAPPPSSMDMDAIAARRFGNDAPWYRDRIPFFESADPRIDAVYYYRWQIFRAHQRDLGAEGYISTEFLDDVDWQRHPYASLNDATGFHLGEGRWLNDRRFADDYINFMYGGGNDRHFTDHMADSVWGRYLVDGDRAGALRHLAVMNHIYRLWDEKFDFDKGLYFVEPLLDATEYTVSSIDASGGKDGFRGGDAFRPSVNSYMFANARALSRMAEMAGDRAMAADYAARADALRKRVLDDLWSEKLSHFIDRHQSRKNPFVSYWQPIRNRELVGYLPWMFDLVPDDARYAQAWRHLLDPASLAGAAGMRTVEAGYEYYMRQYRYLGADPECQWNGPVWPYQTTQVLHGMANLLDHYRQPGPVTRSAYMRLLRQYAALHYQGDRLDLEEDYHPETGRPIVGLDRSHHYFHSGFNDLILTGLVGIRPRADDVLDVNPLLPQAGDPQALDWFRVQHVPYHGHDIAVTWDADGSHYRRGKGLSVEVDGREVARRDTLGRIEVPVTRAAAPAIHRPINHAVQLVRGQFPIGSASSNGDVENVHDAIDGRVWFFPELPNGWSSAPSPARQWYAIDLGRPVDIARAELAFFADGKGFAVPETYRLQAWIDGDWRDVATPKGRPVANGVTGLRWSARRTSKVRLLFAQPSGKAVRLVEFKLFGA; encoded by the coding sequence ATGAGGATTCTGCTGCTGGCGGGCGCCGCCATGATCGGGATCGGCGCCGCCCCGCCCCCGTCCTCGATGGACATGGACGCCATCGCCGCCCGGCGCTTCGGCAATGACGCGCCCTGGTATCGCGATCGCATCCCCTTCTTCGAGTCCGCCGATCCCAGGATCGACGCCGTCTATTATTATCGCTGGCAGATTTTCCGCGCGCATCAGCGCGACCTCGGCGCCGAAGGCTACATCTCGACCGAATTTCTGGATGATGTCGACTGGCAGCGCCATCCCTATGCCAGCCTCAACGATGCGACCGGCTTTCATCTGGGCGAAGGGCGCTGGCTGAACGATCGGCGCTTCGCCGACGACTATATCAATTTCATGTATGGCGGCGGCAACGACCGCCATTTCACCGATCATATGGCGGATTCGGTCTGGGGCCGCTACCTGGTCGACGGCGACCGTGCCGGGGCGTTGCGGCACCTTGCCGTCATGAACCATATCTACCGGCTGTGGGACGAGAAGTTCGACTTCGACAAGGGGCTGTATTTCGTCGAACCGCTGCTCGACGCGACCGAATATACCGTCTCCTCGATCGACGCCTCGGGCGGGAAGGACGGGTTCCGCGGCGGCGACGCCTTCCGCCCCTCGGTCAACAGCTATATGTTCGCCAATGCCCGCGCCCTGTCCCGCATGGCCGAAATGGCCGGCGACCGCGCGATGGCCGCGGACTATGCCGCCCGCGCCGACGCCCTGCGCAAACGCGTGCTCGACGACCTGTGGAGTGAAAAACTCTCCCATTTCATCGACCGCCACCAGTCGCGGAAGAATCCATTCGTCAGCTATTGGCAACCGATCCGCAACCGCGAGTTGGTCGGCTATCTGCCGTGGATGTTCGATCTGGTCCCGGACGATGCGCGATATGCGCAGGCATGGCGCCATCTGCTCGACCCCGCCTCGCTGGCCGGGGCGGCCGGGATGCGGACGGTCGAGGCCGGCTACGAATATTATATGCGCCAGTACCGCTATCTCGGCGCCGACCCCGAATGCCAGTGGAATGGCCCCGTCTGGCCCTATCAGACGACCCAGGTGCTGCACGGCATGGCCAACCTGCTCGATCATTACCGCCAGCCCGGCCCCGTCACCCGCAGCGCCTATATGCGCCTGCTGCGCCAATATGCCGCGCTCCACTATCAGGGGGACAGGCTGGATCTGGAGGAGGATTATCACCCCGAAACCGGCCGGCCGATCGTCGGCCTCGATCGCAGCCATCATTATTTCCATTCGGGCTTCAACGACCTGATCCTGACCGGTCTGGTCGGCATCCGTCCCCGCGCCGACGATGTGCTGGACGTGAACCCGCTGCTCCCCCAGGCCGGCGACCCCCAGGCGCTCGACTGGTTCCGGGTGCAGCATGTCCCCTATCATGGACATGACATTGCCGTGACCTGGGATGCGGACGGCAGCCATTACCGGCGCGGCAAGGGGCTGTCCGTCGAGGTGGACGGCCGGGAAGTCGCCCGCCGCGACACGCTTGGCCGCATCGAAGTCCCGGTCACGCGCGCCGCCGCGCCCGCAATTCACCGACCGATCAACCACGCCGTCCAGCTCGTGCGCGGGCAGTTCCCGATCGGTTCGGCCTCCAGCAACGGCGACGTCGAAAATGTCCATGACGCGATCGACGGGCGCGTCTGGTTCTTCCCCGAACTGCCCAATGGCTGGTCGTCTGCTCCTTCCCCCGCCCGCCAATGGTATGCCATCGATCTCGGCAGACCCGTCGACATCGCCCGCGCCGAACTCGCCTTCTTCGCCGACGGCAAGGGCTTTGCCGTGCCGGAAACTTACCGCCTCCAGGCGTGGATCGACGGCGACTGGCGCGACGTCGCGACGCCGAAGGGGCGCCCGGTCGCCAACGGCGTCACCGGCCTGCGCTGGTCGGCACGCCGCACCAGCAAGGTCCGCCTGCTCTTCGCCCAGCCAAGCGGCAAGGCGGTCCGCCTGGTCGAATTCAAGCTGTTCGGGGCATAG
- a CDS encoding methyltransferase domain-containing protein, with protein MRLTFALVLTTLAIAAPAVAAPSPDYAAALADPKRPAEARALDDSRRPAETLAFLGLKPGMKAADIMTGSGYWAEIMADAVGPKGKVTAFEPNQFYTQPDEQLKWKALVARRPEVNWARYPFEAFSAPANSFDFTIINLSYHDLYWQSDKYGIPRTDPAAFVKTLYAATKPGGIVGIIDHVGGAGDTRAVVDKLHRIDPAVVKTDFAAAGFVLEAESPLLANPADDHMKLVFDPAVRGKTDRFLFRFRKPKG; from the coding sequence ATGCGCCTGACGTTCGCACTTGTTCTGACGACATTGGCGATCGCCGCCCCGGCCGTCGCCGCCCCATCGCCCGATTATGCCGCCGCGCTGGCGGACCCGAAGCGCCCGGCCGAGGCCAGGGCGCTGGACGACAGCCGCAGGCCCGCCGAAACGCTCGCCTTCCTGGGGCTGAAGCCCGGCATGAAGGCGGCCGACATCATGACCGGATCGGGCTATTGGGCGGAGATCATGGCCGACGCCGTCGGGCCGAAGGGCAAGGTGACGGCGTTCGAGCCCAACCAGTTCTACACCCAGCCCGACGAGCAGCTGAAATGGAAGGCGCTGGTCGCCCGCCGACCCGAAGTGAACTGGGCGCGTTATCCGTTCGAGGCGTTCAGTGCGCCCGCAAACAGCTTCGACTTCACCATCATCAACCTCAGCTACCATGATCTCTACTGGCAGTCGGACAAATATGGCATCCCGCGCACCGATCCGGCGGCCTTCGTGAAGACGCTCTACGCGGCGACGAAGCCCGGCGGGATCGTCGGGATCATCGACCATGTGGGCGGCGCGGGCGACACCCGCGCGGTCGTGGACAAGCTGCACCGCATCGACCCGGCCGTGGTGAAGACCGATTTCGCCGCCGCCGGCTTCGTGCTGGAGGCGGAAAGCCCCCTGCTCGCCAATCCGGCGGACGATCACATGAAACTGGTGTTCGATCCGGCGGTCCGCGGCAAGACCGACCGCTTCCTGTTCCGCTTCCGCAAGCCGAAGGGGTAA
- a CDS encoding 2OG-Fe(II) oxygenase yields the protein MTRHRVAAILPRMNLDDLDRHGAARLPALLSPDQCAAIIALWDDPSAFRKEVVMARHGYGSGRYRYFAYPLPDPVAALREALWPALARHANRWAAMLGTGDIYPARHADFLARCALGGQDKPTPLLLRYEAGDWNALHQDVYGPHIFPLQAAILLSQPEHDFSGGAFLLTEQRPRMQSRPEVVPLARGDAVIFPVRDRPVMGARGVHRVQMRHGVSRLLSGTRYTLGIIFHDAA from the coding sequence ATGACGCGGCATCGCGTCGCTGCCATCCTGCCGCGCATGAACCTCGACGACCTTGACCGGCATGGCGCGGCGCGCCTGCCCGCGCTGCTCTCCCCCGACCAGTGCGCCGCGATCATCGCGTTGTGGGACGATCCCTCCGCCTTCCGCAAGGAGGTGGTGATGGCGCGACACGGCTATGGCAGTGGGCGCTATCGCTATTTCGCCTATCCGCTGCCCGATCCGGTCGCGGCGCTGCGCGAGGCGCTGTGGCCCGCGCTGGCGCGGCACGCCAATCGCTGGGCGGCGATGCTCGGAACGGGCGACATCTATCCCGCGCGTCACGCCGATTTCCTCGCCCGCTGCGCGCTGGGCGGGCAGGACAAGCCGACCCCGCTGCTGCTGCGCTATGAAGCGGGCGACTGGAACGCGCTGCACCAGGATGTCTATGGCCCGCATATCTTCCCGTTGCAGGCGGCGATCCTGCTGTCGCAGCCGGAGCATGACTTCAGCGGCGGCGCCTTCCTGCTGACCGAACAGCGGCCGCGAATGCAGTCCCGACCCGAAGTCGTGCCGCTGGCCCGGGGCGACGCCGTGATCTTCCCGGTGCGCGACCGGCCGGTCATGGGCGCGCGCGGCGTCCATCGCGTGCAGATGCGCCATGGCGTCAGCCGCCTGCTGTCCGGCACGCGCTACACGCTGGGGATCATCTTTCACGACGCCGCCTGA
- a CDS encoding amine dehydrogenase large subunit, which yields MSTTSRRIFAATLSAMLLGSAAVAAAAPADTSVALEPEESDVLTIDPPKPTWFFVDGGWDMPGTSIFDGESGKMKGMVETRRLADMAIDPAGKYYYVAETIWSKVDRGTRQDMITVYDSKTLNLVTEIALPGRILIGSRKNNFIVSDDGKTAYVYDFSPTSGVNIVDLARKKFTASIELPGCASLIPNPGVGFSALCSDGSLATVAVKGTKGDITHTAPFFDATNDPIFDNFAYDRKTKTTTFLTYTGQVFTARIGATPTVSAPFSIQAAAGIRPGETRPLELNWYPGGRQPMALHRPTGHLFVLMHMGEYWSHKASGGEIWQVDVAAKKVVKRFVLKEPMNNIEVSQTEKPLLYLNGEKGEALVLDVATGEEKHKIEKAGGGIITVLEPN from the coding sequence ATGTCGACCACCAGTCGCAGGATTTTCGCCGCCACGCTTTCCGCCATGCTGCTGGGCAGCGCCGCCGTGGCGGCGGCGGCGCCCGCCGACACCAGTGTAGCGCTGGAACCCGAAGAATCCGACGTCCTGACCATCGACCCGCCCAAGCCGACCTGGTTCTTCGTCGATGGCGGCTGGGACATGCCGGGCACCAGCATCTTCGACGGCGAAAGCGGCAAGATGAAGGGCATGGTCGAAACCCGGCGCCTCGCCGACATGGCGATCGATCCGGCCGGCAAATATTATTATGTCGCCGAAACTATCTGGTCGAAGGTCGATCGCGGCACGCGGCAGGACATGATTACCGTCTATGACAGCAAGACGCTGAACCTGGTCACCGAAATTGCCCTCCCCGGCCGCATCCTGATCGGATCGCGCAAGAATAATTTCATCGTCAGCGACGATGGCAAGACCGCCTATGTCTACGATTTCAGCCCGACCTCGGGCGTGAACATCGTCGATCTCGCCAGGAAGAAATTTACCGCCTCGATCGAACTGCCCGGCTGCGCCAGCCTCATCCCCAATCCGGGCGTGGGCTTTTCGGCGCTCTGCTCGGACGGCTCGCTCGCTACCGTCGCGGTCAAGGGGACGAAGGGCGACATCACCCACACCGCCCCCTTCTTCGACGCGACCAACGACCCGATCTTCGACAATTTCGCCTATGACCGGAAGACGAAGACAACCACCTTCCTCACCTATACCGGCCAGGTCTTCACCGCCCGGATCGGCGCGACGCCCACCGTCTCGGCGCCCTTCTCGATCCAGGCGGCGGCCGGCATCCGCCCCGGCGAAACCAGGCCGCTCGAACTCAACTGGTATCCCGGCGGCCGCCAGCCGATGGCGCTGCACCGTCCGACCGGTCATCTCTTCGTGCTGATGCACATGGGCGAATACTGGTCGCACAAGGCGTCCGGTGGCGAAATATGGCAGGTCGACGTCGCCGCCAAAAAAGTGGTCAAGCGCTTCGTGCTGAAGGAGCCGATGAACAATATCGAAGTGTCCCAGACCGAAAAGCCGCTCCTCTACCTGAACGGAGAGAAGGGCGAGGCGCTGGTGCTCGACGTCGCCACCGGCGAGGAAAAGCACAAGATCGAGAAAGCGGGCGGCGGTATCATCACCGTCCTGGAGCCGAACTGA
- a CDS encoding nucleoside hydrolase, with translation MRWMMAIWGALALAMAAQGASAKPAAPVAAKRLVIVDDDMIGLNGVPLLLLQSPGVEVLGITTTSGSVWRDTATAYALRTLEILGRTDVPVVPGATLPLLNSAEATRRWEGLYGRLVFKGPWTDYWPGDTIQEHPGAGDPTRVPDLPIGNPTTKPSSEIAAAFLVRMVKAHPGEITLFATGPMTNIAIAQSLDPGFAANVKEIVYMGGSLAPHQRLQGASAEQFAREFVNSPRREFNIRWDPEAARIMAHAPWRKITMIPVDPSTGTQWTRTFLDSLKPAGTVLTDLFQTGLAPGFPMWDEIVAMVWLNPEIVTRDETLWIDFETSQTAAYGDTLSWTQAYRPHLGEQAQRVILSVDRTKMEGAMARLYMRPVHASTNDRKRSTDAGAGR, from the coding sequence ATGCGATGGATGATGGCGATATGGGGCGCACTGGCGCTGGCGATGGCCGCGCAGGGGGCGAGCGCGAAACCCGCCGCACCCGTGGCGGCCAAGCGGCTGGTGATCGTCGATGATGACATGATCGGCCTCAACGGCGTGCCGCTGCTGCTGCTGCAGAGCCCGGGCGTGGAGGTGCTGGGTATCACCACGACCAGCGGATCGGTCTGGCGCGACACTGCCACCGCCTATGCGCTGCGCACGCTGGAGATACTGGGGCGGACCGACGTGCCGGTGGTGCCGGGCGCAACGCTGCCACTGCTCAACAGCGCAGAGGCGACCAGGCGCTGGGAAGGCCTCTATGGACGGCTGGTCTTCAAGGGGCCGTGGACCGACTATTGGCCGGGCGACACGATCCAGGAGCATCCGGGCGCCGGCGATCCGACCCGCGTGCCCGATCTCCCCATCGGCAATCCGACGACGAAGCCCAGCTCAGAGATCGCCGCTGCCTTCCTGGTGCGGATGGTGAAGGCGCATCCGGGCGAGATCACCCTGTTCGCCACCGGCCCGATGACCAATATCGCGATCGCCCAGAGCCTCGACCCCGGCTTTGCCGCCAATGTGAAGGAAATCGTCTATATGGGCGGCAGCCTGGCGCCGCATCAGCGGTTGCAGGGCGCATCGGCCGAGCAGTTCGCCCGCGAATTCGTCAATTCGCCCCGGCGGGAGTTCAATATCCGCTGGGACCCCGAAGCCGCCAGGATCATGGCCCATGCCCCATGGCGGAAGATCACCATGATCCCGGTCGATCCGTCCACCGGCACGCAATGGACCCGCACCTTTCTCGATAGCCTGAAGCCCGCCGGGACGGTATTGACCGACCTGTTCCAGACCGGCCTCGCGCCCGGCTTTCCCATGTGGGACGAGATCGTCGCCATGGTGTGGCTGAACCCGGAGATCGTGACCAGGGACGAAACCTTGTGGATCGATTTCGAGACCAGCCAGACCGCGGCCTATGGCGATACATTGTCCTGGACGCAGGCCTATCGACCGCATCTGGGCGAACAGGCGCAGCGGGTCATCCTGTCGGTCGACCGCACGAAGATGGAGGGGGCGATGGCACGGCTCTACATGCGCCCCGTCCACGCTTCGACCAACGACAGGAAGCGATCGACCGACGCCGGGGCGGGCCGTTGA
- a CDS encoding GIY-YIG nuclease family protein, which produces MAQGGYSYIMTNKARGVLYIGVTASLAARVEQHRNGTGSAVCKKYGLTLLVLAGPHDDITHAIAREKALMGRKREWKSGA; this is translated from the coding sequence ATGGCGCAAGGCGGCTACTCTTACATTATGACGAACAAGGCGAGAGGCGTCCTGTATATAGGCGTCACGGCCAGCCTTGCTGCGCGCGTCGAACAGCATCGCAACGGCACTGGGTCTGCTGTCTGCAAAAAATACGGCCTCACGCTACTCGTTCTGGCAGGACCCCATGATGACATCACACACGCCATTGCCCGTGAGAAGGCACTAATGGGGCGGAAGCGCGAATGGAAATCCGGCGCCTAG
- a CDS encoding MauE/DoxX family redox-associated membrane protein produces the protein MAAQALDLFGLTVSIAVGLLFLVAGVAQWRHRALLPGVIANYRLLPVALVGPAAIALPLVEVATGVALLIGLHPLPVLVAVGLLLLFAAAMAINIVRGRGHIDCGCGHGALRHPIGWPLVARNVALASLLGLHLRPASPFAAMDVATALAGGVAIALLCLLLQSLTALAASPAHRR, from the coding sequence ATGGCCGCGCAGGCGCTGGACCTCTTCGGCCTGACCGTCTCGATCGCCGTCGGCCTGCTGTTCCTCGTCGCCGGCGTCGCCCAGTGGCGGCACCGCGCGTTGCTGCCCGGCGTGATCGCCAATTACCGCCTGCTGCCCGTCGCGCTGGTCGGCCCAGCCGCGATCGCGCTGCCTCTGGTGGAAGTGGCGACCGGCGTCGCCCTGCTCATCGGCCTGCACCCCCTGCCGGTGCTGGTCGCCGTGGGGCTGCTGCTGCTGTTCGCCGCCGCGATGGCGATCAACATCGTGCGCGGCCGCGGCCATATCGATTGCGGCTGCGGCCATGGCGCGCTGCGCCACCCGATCGGCTGGCCACTGGTCGCGCGCAACGTCGCGCTCGCGTCGCTGCTGGGCCTGCACCTGCGGCCGGCGTCGCCCTTCGCCGCCATGGATGTCGCCACGGCGCTGGCCGGCGGCGTCGCCATCGCCCTCCTCTGCCTGCTGCTCCAGTCGCTGACCGCGCTTGCAGCCTCTCCCGCGCATCGGAGATAA
- a CDS encoding TetR/AcrR family transcriptional regulator — MTQILAPSRPGIYAKGTETVDAILKAALDVLIDEGADAFTIRRIAARCDMKVGNVSYHFPRKEMLIQVLLDELVDSYGKLLEEVVRKPGLTAEERLKLVIILCLDDIGSKRTTHLFTELWALANHNPFVADRVRAFYERVHGVIGGYVAAINPTLSAEDVRTVALFISATMEGATPFLGHGKPWADKMPAFTALAVQSLVTLARTATSADIAALAPVRETEPA; from the coding sequence ATGACGCAGATACTCGCCCCTTCCCGTCCCGGCATCTATGCCAAGGGCACCGAAACCGTCGACGCCATCCTCAAGGCGGCGCTGGACGTGCTGATCGACGAGGGGGCGGATGCCTTCACCATCCGCCGCATCGCCGCGCGCTGCGACATGAAGGTGGGCAATGTCAGCTATCATTTTCCGCGCAAGGAAATGCTGATCCAGGTGCTCCTGGACGAGCTGGTCGACAGCTATGGCAAGCTGCTCGAGGAGGTCGTGCGCAAGCCCGGCCTGACTGCCGAGGAACGGCTGAAGCTGGTCATCATCCTGTGCCTCGACGATATCGGCTCGAAGCGGACCACCCATCTGTTCACCGAATTATGGGCGCTGGCCAATCACAACCCCTTCGTCGCCGACCGCGTCCGCGCCTTCTATGAGCGCGTCCATGGCGTGATCGGGGGATATGTCGCCGCTATAAACCCGACGCTCAGCGCGGAGGATGTCCGCACCGTCGCGCTGTTCATCAGCGCGACGATGGAGGGCGCCACACCCTTTCTGGGCCATGGCAAGCCCTGGGCGGACAAGATGCCGGCCTTCACCGCGCTCGCGGTCCAGTCGCTCGTCACCCTCGCCCGCACGGCCACCTCGGCGGACATCGCTGCCCTCGCGCCGGTGCGAGAAACCGAACCGGCCTGA
- a CDS encoding methylamine utilization protein MauD → MLTSLIISQIISWIVILGLVVALLALARQVGVLHIRVAPAGALATSGGPSVGTTTGPIAARDLDGNPVTIGGHAHGAKLRLLLFVSAQCPLCKAVIPMATSFARAERVALSFIGDDDADAQRAMIAQHGLEGHPFINGPQVGQAYQVAKLPFAVLLDEEGAILSKGLVNSREHLESLVVAHEMGIRTVQDYIGSLKAQAA, encoded by the coding sequence ATGCTCACCTCGCTCATCATCTCCCAGATCATCTCCTGGATCGTCATCCTCGGCCTCGTCGTCGCGCTGCTGGCGCTGGCGCGGCAGGTGGGCGTGCTGCACATCCGCGTCGCCCCCGCCGGCGCGCTCGCCACCAGCGGCGGGCCGTCCGTCGGCACCACCACCGGCCCGATCGCCGCGCGCGACCTCGACGGGAATCCGGTGACGATCGGCGGCCACGCCCATGGCGCGAAGCTGCGCCTGCTGCTCTTCGTCTCAGCGCAATGCCCGCTCTGCAAGGCGGTGATCCCGATGGCGACCAGCTTCGCCAGGGCAGAGCGCGTCGCGCTGAGCTTCATCGGCGATGACGATGCCGACGCGCAGCGGGCGATGATCGCGCAGCACGGTCTGGAAGGCCACCCCTTCATCAACGGCCCCCAAGTCGGCCAGGCCTATCAGGTCGCCAAGCTGCCCTTCGCCGTGCTGCTGGACGAAGAGGGCGCGATCCTGTCCAAGGGGCTGGTCAACAGCCGCGAACATCTGGAGAGCCTGGTCGTCGCCCATGAAATGGGCATCCGCACGGTGCAGGATTATATCGGCAGCCTGAAGGCGCAGGCCGCGTAA
- a CDS encoding methylamine dehydrogenase light chain, with product MTKFNADALGEKLLRRFAGGSSRRSMLTRLGAALVAAPAFPLLPVSRAEAAKPDRSPEAKTFFARTAQTKDDTKCDYWRYCAIDGALCTCCGGGIHSCPPGSEPSPVSWVGTCINPDDGKAYLIAYRDCCGKPACGQCACDNTDRETQLYMPQLNNDVIWCFGTSSMDYHCSTAVMVGAAS from the coding sequence ATGACGAAGTTCAACGCCGACGCCTTGGGGGAAAAGCTGCTGCGCCGGTTCGCGGGCGGCTCCTCGCGCCGATCTATGCTCACGCGCCTGGGGGCCGCGCTGGTCGCCGCCCCCGCCTTCCCGCTGCTCCCCGTCAGCCGCGCCGAAGCCGCCAAGCCCGACCGCTCGCCCGAAGCCAAGACCTTCTTCGCCCGCACGGCGCAGACGAAGGATGACACCAAATGCGACTATTGGCGCTATTGTGCGATCGACGGGGCGCTCTGCACCTGCTGCGGCGGCGGCATCCACAGCTGCCCGCCGGGGTCGGAGCCGTCGCCCGTCTCCTGGGTCGGCACCTGCATCAATCCGGACGACGGCAAGGCCTATCTGATCGCCTATCGCGACTGTTGCGGCAAGCCGGCCTGCGGCCAGTGCGCCTGCGACAATACCGATCGCGAAACGCAGCTTTACATGCCGCAGCTCAACAATGACGTCATCTGGTGCTTCGGCACCAGCAGCATGGATTATCACTGCTCCACTGCGGTGATGGTGGGCGCCGCGAGCTGA
- a CDS encoding cytochrome C gives MPTRMPSRQLGPLLCAALLLAGGTAALRAALPPMGPLPAAITDPAMARADYVEQCAGCHGVAGSAAPAQLPELRGRVGWFLCTPQARAYLIRLPNVAHSRIRDNQQLADMMNYVVFGLGGASAPSGAAPFTAEEVARERRQPLSTTALKAERARHVETAIRHCNAPTSLRLLYPGQKG, from the coding sequence ATGCCGACCAGGATGCCATCACGCCAACTCGGTCCCCTCCTCTGCGCCGCGCTGCTGCTCGCCGGCGGAACCGCCGCGCTGCGCGCCGCCCTGCCGCCCATGGGTCCGCTCCCTGCCGCCATCACCGATCCGGCGATGGCGCGCGCCGACTATGTCGAACAATGCGCCGGCTGCCATGGCGTCGCGGGCAGCGCGGCCCCCGCCCAGCTGCCTGAACTGCGCGGCCGGGTGGGCTGGTTCCTCTGCACGCCGCAGGCCCGCGCCTATCTCATCCGCCTGCCCAATGTCGCGCACAGCCGGATCAGGGATAATCAGCAGCTGGCCGACATGATGAATTATGTCGTCTTTGGCCTGGGCGGGGCGAGCGCACCGTCGGGCGCAGCCCCCTTCACGGCCGAGGAAGTCGCGCGTGAACGCCGGCAGCCGCTGTCCACCACCGCGCTCAAGGCCGAACGCGCCCGCCACGTCGAAACCGCGATCCGCCACTGCAACGCCCCCACCTCCCTCCGCCTCCTCTATCCGGGCCAGAAGGGATAG